Proteins encoded in a region of the Vibrio sp. CB1-14 genome:
- a CDS encoding beta-N-acetylhexosaminidase, translating into MDFRVDLAIVERLPKGCRFGLTLHNLSEKSHTNWQLHFVFERFITPDSLSQGNLTQVGTFCSLNIEGTPLYANNHVYVEFCIATAPLKSLNDGIREAYLNTDSLTQYPVTTSPIVLGSGEDKSNPIGDVFEGRHGLIPEPQSIELGDSVYELTRYSQICVEDQAMQSVANWLKDEIDRLFSITTKSIGQQDIRFRHSPVLDNEAYKLRVDHTGIEIESNGNAGFVYGCATLMQLMDFDKDRHTLYVPHVQIHDAPRFRYRGVMLDSARSFQPISEIKRLLNLLAHYKINTFHWHLTDDEAWRLEIHAFPELTEVGAWRGAERALEPQLHSIQRDYGGYYTQQEVAEIIEYAAARNIQVIPEIDVPGHSRAAIKSLPHLLVDKEDSSSYRSAQNYCDNVLSPGLPGTYQFLDTVFEEVAALFPSPFIHIGADQVPVGVWSDSPSCHTLMAEHGYHNPKDLQGHLLRHVEDKLKSLGKRMLGWEEGNLVNKVSKDTIVYSWLSEEAAINSAKLGYDVILQPGQSTYLDMAQDNNTTELGVHSANAITLEKAYHYEPLAQLHPDDPVKKRILGMQAAVWTERITSPDTLDYMMFPRLTALAETAWSTSNHKDYRAFLSRLKRHLSLLDRQHVKYKHPWPTGQGIQGAQYQTQRQQQNNRF; encoded by the coding sequence ATGGATTTTCGTGTCGATTTAGCCATTGTAGAACGCTTGCCAAAAGGCTGCCGCTTTGGCTTAACCTTGCATAACTTGTCTGAGAAAAGCCATACCAATTGGCAGCTGCATTTTGTTTTCGAGCGTTTTATTACGCCAGACAGCTTATCTCAAGGCAACCTTACGCAGGTCGGCACCTTCTGTAGCCTCAACATTGAAGGGACGCCTCTATACGCTAACAACCATGTATACGTTGAATTTTGTATTGCCACAGCACCTTTAAAATCACTCAATGATGGCATTCGAGAGGCCTACCTCAATACTGATAGCTTAACCCAGTATCCGGTGACCACATCCCCTATTGTACTTGGTTCAGGAGAAGACAAATCTAATCCAATTGGCGATGTCTTTGAAGGCAGACACGGTCTGATCCCAGAGCCACAATCCATCGAACTTGGCGACAGCGTGTATGAGCTAACGCGTTACAGCCAGATCTGCGTCGAAGATCAAGCGATGCAATCGGTCGCCAATTGGCTTAAGGATGAGATCGATCGTTTGTTCTCGATCACGACCAAGTCCATCGGTCAGCAAGATATTCGTTTTCGACACTCACCAGTGCTAGACAATGAAGCCTACAAACTGCGTGTTGATCACACCGGAATTGAAATTGAATCCAATGGCAACGCCGGGTTTGTGTATGGCTGCGCAACGCTGATGCAATTGATGGACTTTGATAAAGACCGTCACACCTTGTATGTCCCTCACGTTCAAATTCACGATGCTCCGCGTTTTCGCTATCGCGGCGTCATGCTCGACAGTGCACGCAGCTTTCAGCCAATAAGCGAAATCAAGCGTCTTTTGAACCTCCTTGCTCACTACAAGATCAACACCTTTCATTGGCACCTGACTGACGATGAAGCATGGCGCCTTGAGATCCACGCCTTTCCTGAACTGACTGAAGTGGGTGCGTGGCGCGGTGCTGAGCGCGCTTTAGAGCCTCAACTGCACAGTATCCAGCGCGACTATGGTGGTTACTATACCCAGCAAGAGGTGGCTGAGATTATTGAGTACGCCGCAGCGCGCAACATCCAAGTCATACCTGAAATTGACGTCCCGGGTCACAGCCGTGCCGCGATCAAATCGTTGCCACATCTGCTTGTCGACAAAGAAGACAGCTCTAGCTATCGCAGTGCCCAGAACTACTGCGATAACGTACTTTCTCCCGGCTTACCAGGCACCTATCAGTTTCTTGATACTGTATTTGAAGAAGTGGCGGCTCTGTTTCCTTCACCTTTCATTCATATTGGCGCCGACCAAGTTCCGGTTGGAGTATGGAGTGACAGTCCAAGCTGCCATACATTGATGGCAGAGCATGGTTATCACAATCCAAAAGATCTCCAAGGCCATTTACTGCGTCATGTTGAAGATAAACTGAAATCACTCGGCAAGCGCATGCTGGGTTGGGAAGAAGGCAACCTAGTCAACAAAGTCAGTAAAGACACCATTGTTTACTCTTGGCTAAGCGAAGAAGCGGCGATTAACTCCGCCAAGCTCGGCTACGACGTCATTCTACAGCCAGGTCAAAGCACCTATCTCGACATGGCGCAAGACAACAACACCACCGAACTCGGCGTGCATAGCGCGAACGCCATTACCCTAGAGAAAGCCTATCACTATGAGCCGCTGGCTCAGCTGCATCCAGATGATCCCGTAAAGAAACGCATTTTGGGTATGCAAGCGGCTGTCTGGACAGAGAGGATCACCTCACCTGACACACTCGACTATATGATGTTCCCACGCCTTACTGCATTAGCAGAAACTGCGTGGAGCACCAGTAACCACAAAGATTATCGCGCCTTTCTGTCGCGGCTTAAACGCCATCTTAGTTTACTCGACAGGCAGCACGTGAAATACAAGCACCCTTGGCCGACAGGGCAAGGAATACAAGGCGCGCAATATCAAACGCAGCGCCAACAACAAAACAACCGGTTTTAA